A section of the Oreochromis aureus strain Israel breed Guangdong linkage group 22, ZZ_aureus, whole genome shotgun sequence genome encodes:
- the LOC120435462 gene encoding formyl peptide receptor 2-like isoform X1 has translation MSSNASLSTNEDNDDIIINFVLYTVTVVLGITGNAVVIWMAGIKLKPAVNNVWLVNLAIADLIFCFTRIFSIIQMKLGRWPFGLFLCQFHGFFKHTNMFCSVFLLAVISLDRVLCVRQPILMKRRRTLFAARVVAVCVWIIALLFSIPYFTFRKIYMDNNNQTKCKMVWVEKPKENKNTKVALYSTQFIFSFIFPFMVILICYILVGLGLRRTRLSGKSRPLRILVCLVIAFFLCWAPYQCLLLVDIVYNENKVVKKWYSITKSIAYFNSCVNPLLYFCMGLKVKEGFRQKLMRVYKRALGDDMDGQMAQPTDPSLD, from the exons ATGTCTTCCAATGCATCTCTGTCCACCAACGAGGAtaatgatgacatcatcatcaaCTTTGTCCTCTACACAGTGACCGTTGTGCTCGGCATCACAGGAAACGCTGTGGTGATCTGGATGGCTGGAATCAAACTTAAG ccaGCAGTCAACAATGTGTGGCTGGTGAATCTGGCGATAGCAGATCTGATTTTCTGTTTCACACGAATCTTCTCCATCATCCAGATGAAGTTAGGACGGTGGCCTTTTGGTCTCTTTCTCTGCCAGTTTCATGGTTTCTTCAAACACACCAACATGTTCTGCTCTGTCTTCCTGCTGGCTGTGATCAGTCTGGATCGAGTGCTTTGCGTCCGTCAGCCCATCCTCATGAAGCGTCGACGCACCCTGTTCGCAGCGAGGGTGGTGGCAGTCTGTGTCTGGATTATAGCGCTCCTCTTCAGCATTCCCTACTTCACCTTCCGCAAAATCTACAtggacaacaacaaccaaactAAGTGTAAAATGGTGTGGGTGGAGAAgccaaaggaaaacaaaaacaccaaagttGCTCTCTACTCCACGCAATTCATATTCAGCTTCATATTTCCCTTTATGGTCATTCTCATCTGTTACATCCTGGTTGGCCTGGGCCTCCGACGCACTCGCCTGTCAGGGAAATCTCGGCCCCTTCGTATATTAGTATGTTTGGTCATTGCCTTCTTCCTGTGCTGGGCACCTTATCAGTGCCTTCTATTAGTAGACATTGTGTATAATGAAAACAAAGTGGTGAAAAAGTGGTACTCTATAACAAAGAGCATTGCTTACTTTAACAGCTGTGTGAACCCGTTGTTATATTTCTGTATGGGGCTAAAAGTCAAGGAGGGGTTTAGACAGAAACTCATGAGAGTTTATAAAAGGGCTCTGGGAGATGATATGGATGGCCAGATGGCTCAGCCAACTGATCCCTCTTTGGATTAA
- the LOC120435462 gene encoding C3a anaphylatoxin chemotactic receptor-like isoform X2 — protein MSSNASLSTNEDNDDIIINFVLYTVTVVLGITGNAVVIWMAGIKLKMKLGRWPFGLFLCQFHGFFKHTNMFCSVFLLAVISLDRVLCVRQPILMKRRRTLFAARVVAVCVWIIALLFSIPYFTFRKIYMDNNNQTKCKMVWVEKPKENKNTKVALYSTQFIFSFIFPFMVILICYILVGLGLRRTRLSGKSRPLRILVCLVIAFFLCWAPYQCLLLVDIVYNENKVVKKWYSITKSIAYFNSCVNPLLYFCMGLKVKEGFRQKLMRVYKRALGDDMDGQMAQPTDPSLD, from the exons ATGTCTTCCAATGCATCTCTGTCCACCAACGAGGAtaatgatgacatcatcatcaaCTTTGTCCTCTACACAGTGACCGTTGTGCTCGGCATCACAGGAAACGCTGTGGTGATCTGGATGGCTGGAATCAAACTTAAG ATGAAGTTAGGACGGTGGCCTTTTGGTCTCTTTCTCTGCCAGTTTCATGGTTTCTTCAAACACACCAACATGTTCTGCTCTGTCTTCCTGCTGGCTGTGATCAGTCTGGATCGAGTGCTTTGCGTCCGTCAGCCCATCCTCATGAAGCGTCGACGCACCCTGTTCGCAGCGAGGGTGGTGGCAGTCTGTGTCTGGATTATAGCGCTCCTCTTCAGCATTCCCTACTTCACCTTCCGCAAAATCTACAtggacaacaacaaccaaactAAGTGTAAAATGGTGTGGGTGGAGAAgccaaaggaaaacaaaaacaccaaagttGCTCTCTACTCCACGCAATTCATATTCAGCTTCATATTTCCCTTTATGGTCATTCTCATCTGTTACATCCTGGTTGGCCTGGGCCTCCGACGCACTCGCCTGTCAGGGAAATCTCGGCCCCTTCGTATATTAGTATGTTTGGTCATTGCCTTCTTCCTGTGCTGGGCACCTTATCAGTGCCTTCTATTAGTAGACATTGTGTATAATGAAAACAAAGTGGTGAAAAAGTGGTACTCTATAACAAAGAGCATTGCTTACTTTAACAGCTGTGTGAACCCGTTGTTATATTTCTGTATGGGGCTAAAAGTCAAGGAGGGGTTTAGACAGAAACTCATGAGAGTTTATAAAAGGGCTCTGGGAGATGATATGGATGGCCAGATGGCTCAGCCAACTGATCCCTCTTTGGATTAA